The region ATATCACTGTCTTAGATAAGTTAACTTACGCTGGAAACCGTGCCAATATCGAAGAAATCCTTGGCGACCGTGTTGAACTTGTCGTTGGAGATATCGCTGATGCTGAGCTTGTGAATGAACTTGCAGCAAATGCTGATGCCATTGTTCACTATGCAGCTGAAAGCCACAATGACAATTCACTTAAGGACCCTCGTCCCTTCCTTGATACCAATATCATTGGGACCTATACCTTAATTGAAGCAGCTCGCAAAAATAATATTCGTTTCCACCATGTTTCAACTGACGAAGTGTACGGAGACCTTCCATTACGCGAAGACCTTCCAGGACACGGTGAGGGCGTTGGAGAAAAATTCACTGATAAAACTCCTTATAATCCATCAAGCCCATATTCATCAACAAAAGCAGGTTCTGACCTTCTAGTTCGTGCTTGGGTGCGTTCATTTGGACTTAATGCAACAATCTCAAACTGTTCAAACAACTACGGACCATACCAACACATTGAAAAGTTCATTCCACGTCAAATTACAAATATTTTAAGTGGAATCAAGCCAAAACTTTATGGTGACGGTAAAAATGTTCGTGACTGGATCCACACTAATGACCATAGTTCAGCAGTTTGGGCTATTCTTACTAAGGGTGAAAAGGGTGAAACTTACCTAATCGGAGCTGACGGTGAGAAGAACAACAAGGAAGTTCTTGAACTTATCCTTGGTGAAATGGGTCAGGCGTCTGACGCTTACGACCGTGTACAAGACCGTGCAGGTCACGACCTTCGTTATGCAATCGACTCAACTAAGCTTCGTGAAGAACTTGGTTGGGAGCCAGAATTCACTAACTTCGAAGAAGGAATCGCAGACACTATTAAGTGGTATGCTGACCATGAAGACTGGTGGAAGGCTGAAAAAGACGCTGTTGAAGCAAACTATGCCAAAAACAATCAGTAAAATATTTTAGCCTCATAGGGTTAGTGGTAATCAAAGTGCTGGAAAAGATTTAGTTCATTTTTCAGGATTACTGCTAACCCTTATGGCAGTTTTATACTTAAATAAAAAATAAAAAATAAAAGATTCAAACGAAATAAAAAAATTTGTTATTATGATTAAGAATGGAGATAAAATGATTTTAGTTACTGGAGCAAACGGCCAACTTGGAACAGAACTTTGCCACCTATTAGATGAGCGTAATGAAGATTACGTAGCAACTGATGCAGCTCAACTTGATATCACAGATGCTGAAGCAGTTGAAAAAGCTTTTGCTGAAATTAAGCCAACCATCGTTTACCACTGTGCAGCTTACACAGCTGTTGATAAGGCTGAGGATGAAGGAAAAGAATTAGACTATGCTGTAAATGTTACAGGTACTGAAAACATTGCCAAAGCTTGTGGTAAATATGATACAACCCTTGTCTACATTTCAACTGACTATGTCTTTAACGGTGAAAAACCAATCGGTGAAGAGTGGATGGAAGATGATGCGACAGGTCCTCAAACAGAATACGGTCGCACTAAACTTCTAGGAGAAGAAGCAGTCCACAAGTATGCACCACATCATTACATTATCCGTACCAGCTGGGTCTTTGGTAACTACGGAGCAAACTTTGTCTTCACCATGCAAAAACTTGCTGAAACTCGTGATACTTTAACAGTTGTTGATGATCAATTTGGCCGCCCAACTTGGACTCGTACCCTTGCTGAATTCATGGTTTATTTAGTAGAAAATCAAAAAGATTTTGGTACCTACCACCTATCAAACGAAGGTGTAACCAACTGGTATGGTTTTGCCAAAGAAATCTTAAAAGATACCGATGTTGAAGTTTTACCAGTTGACAGCAGCAAGTTTGTCCAAAAGGCAAAACGTCCTAAAAACTCTGTCATGAGCCTTGAGAAAACTAAGGCGACAGGTTTTGTAATTCCAACCTGGCAAGATGCCTTAAAGGAAATGCTTAAAAAATAAAAGAAGAGGTGCAAGATGCAACACGTTTTTATCATCGGATCCCGCGGACTTCCCGCAAAATACGGTGGATTTGAAACCTTTGTTGATGAACTTGTGAGTAATCAAAAGAGCACAGAGATCAAATATCATGTTGCCAATCTATCTGACAGTGAGAACAAAAGCCATTATAAGTATAAGGGAGCTGATGTTTTTAACATTAGGTCACGCAATCTTGGTGGAGCACGGGTCATTTTTTATGACCTTGATGCCATCAACTACTCCTTAGAAATTATTAGAAAAGAGGGGATTGAAAATCCCATTTTCTATATTCTGGGAAATACAATCGGAGCCTTTATCACACCTGCCATCAAAAAAATTCATGCAGTGGGGGGTAAAGTTTTTGTAAATCCAGATGGTCTTGAGTGGAGACGTTCCAAGTGGAGCTATCCAATTCGTAAGTACTTAAAATACTCTGAGCGTAAGATGGTTGAGCAGGCTGATTTGATTATCGCTGACAACCAGGGAATTGAAGATTACTTAAAGACTGAATACAAAAAGCCCTTTAAGTCGACAGTTTTAGCCTACGGGACAGATACTGAAGCGGGGGTAAATCCGGATTTTTCATGGTTTGAAAACAAAGCTATAACTTCTGACGGTTATTATTTAGTTGTTGGCCGTTTCGTACCTGAAAACAACTATGAAGCGGTAATTAAGTCCTTTATGAGGTCTAAAAGTAAAAGGGACTTAGTTATTATTACCAACAAAGATGATGGCAATCTCTATGAAAGTCTCTTAAAATCAACAAATTTTGAAGGTGATTCAAGGATTAAATTTGTGGGAACTGTTTATGATAAGGATACCTTAAAGGCAATTAGGGAAAGAGCCTTTGCCTACATTCATGGTCATGAGGTTGGGGGAACTAATCCCAGTCTTTTAGAGGCCATGTGGTCAAGCAAACTAAATCTGGTCTTGGACGTTGATTTTAATCGTAATGTGACCCTAGACTCGGCCTGCTACTGGCAAAAAGACAATCTAGCAGAGTTGATTAATGAGGTCGATCTTCTTGATGAAGCTAAACGGGCTTTATACAGGCAAAAATCAAGACAAATTGTTTGTGATAATTATACCTGGCAGGGGATTGTTAATAAGTATGAGGAGCTCTTTTTGAATGAAGGTTAATATTTTAATGCCAACTTATAACGGGGCACGATTTATAGCAGACCAATTAAAAAGTATTCAAAATCAGACCTTTACTGACTGGCATCTTCTTATTCGTGATGATGGGTCAACTGATCAAACACCCGACATTATTAGGGAGTTTGCAGCTGTCGATAGGCGAATAACATTCATAAATGATGGAAAACCCACTAAAAATTTAGGGACCATTGCCTCAGTTTTTGAACTAGTAAAAAGTGAAGCTGCTGATTTCTACTTTTTCTGTGACCAGGATGATATTTGGTTGCCCGAAAAATTGGCTCTGACCTTGGATGAGGCAAGCCTTCATGATAATTCAAGGGCTGTCATGTACTATACAGATCTTAAGGTAGTCGACCAGGAGCTTAAGGTGGTTTCTGAAAGTATGATTAGGTCGCAAAGTCATCATGCCAATACTAATCTCCTTGCAGAACTTACTGAAAATACAGTAACCGGCGGGGTAAGTATGATTAACCATGCTCTGGCAGACCTTTGGCTTTCAGCTGATAATATCCTTATGCATGACTGGTATCTGGCCCTTCTAGCTGCTAGCATGGGGGAGCTTGTCTATATCGATATTCCAACCCAGCTTTATCGCCAGCATGATAGTAATGTGCTAGGTGCAAGGACCCTTAGAAAAAGAATGAAGAACTGGATTCGTCCCTGGAAGCTTGTTGATAAATACTGGTGGCTAATTAAATCCAGTCAAGAGCAAGCTAGGAAACTTTTGGAGCTTCCAAATCTTACTAGAGAAAATAGGGAGCTTATTGAAAGTTTTGTCAGCCTCACTGAAGGAGGGTTTACTACCCGACTTTCCAAGCTACAAAAATATAAATTTAGAAAGAACAGGACCTTTCATACCCTGGTCTTTCGGACTTTAGTTATTACCAATTTTGGTAATAAATCGGAGGAATAAGTAATAATGAAGAAAAATAAAAATCTGATTCTTTTAAAGGAATTAGTTTCGACAGATTTTAAATTGAGATACCAAGGATCTGTTTTAGGCTACCTGTGGTCGGTTGTCAAACCGCTGATGCTTTTTACAATCATGTACTTTGTCTTTGTGCGATTCTTAAGATTTGGTGGCGACATGCCCCACTTCTCGGTTGCCCTACTTTTAGGTATGGTTCTGTGGAATTTCTTTGCTGAATCAACCATGCTAGGGATGACATCCATTGTGTCTTACGGTGGTCTTTTGAGGAAGGTAAATATTCCTAAAACAATTATTGTAACCAGCTCAACCATGAACTCAGTTATCAATCTTTTGATTAATTTGATCGTAGTTGTAATTTTTGCCTTAATCAATGGAGTTAGCCTTACTTGGCGGGTTGCCTTTCTGCCATTTTTACTTGTCGAGCTCTTTATTTTAGCTTATGGTCTGGCCCTTTTAATGTCAGCCATCTATGTCCGTTTTCGTGATCTGGGGCAAATTTGGGAGGTTGTTCTTCAAGGTGCCATGTATGCTACTCCAATCATTTATCCAATTACAATGATTATTGACCGCGGCTATACAACAATTGCCCAGCTGATGATGTTAAATCCAATGGCTCAAATCATTCAAGATGCTCGCTATCTTACTATTTCGCCAGAAAATCTAACCATCTGGCAGCTGGTAGATAACAAGTTTCTTGCACTTATCCCCTACCTGCTACCTTTTGCTATTTTCCTATTAGGTCGTTGGTACTTTAATAAGCAATCAGATTACTTTGCGGAGGTAGTATAATGGCAAAAGAAAAAGAAGTAGTCCTAAGAGTTACTGATGTTCATAAATCCTTTAAACTTCCTGTTGATATGTCAAACAGCCTGAAGGTTACCGTTTTAAACATGCTTAAGGGTGTTAAGGGTTATGTTAAATATGATGTTTTAAAGGGAATTTCCTTTGAAGTTGAAAAAGGTGATTTTTTTGGGATTGTTGGACGAAATGGCTCAGGAAAATCAACCCTTTTAAAAATTATTTCTCAAATTTATAAACCAGAAAAAGGCAATGTTGAAGTTTTTGGAAAACTTGTTCCCTTTATTGAACTTGGTGTTGGTTTTAATCCTGAGCTTACTGGACGTGAAAATGTCTACATGAACGGTGCCATGCTTGGTTTTTCAAATGAAGAGATTGACGGCATGTATGACGATATCGTTGAATTTGCTGAGCTTTCAGAATTCATGGAACAAAAGTTAAAGAACTATTCAAGTGGGATGCAGGTTCGTCTGGCCTTCTCGGTTGCCATTAAGGCTCAAGGGGATATTCTAGTTCTTGATGAGGTTCTTGCGGTTGGAGATGAGGCCTTCCAAAGAAAATGTAATGACTACTTTGAAGAACGCAAAAAATCAGGTCTTACAACCATTCTTGTAACCCACTCAATGGAAGCTGTTCGTAAGTATTGTAATAAGGCCCTTCTAATTGATGATGGTCTAGTAAAAACTGATGGTGACCCAAATGATACAGCCAATCAATATGTCCTTGATAACTTTTATGATGTGATGCCAGAATATGAGGCTCCTGAGAATAAGTATGTCGAAGACCTTCAGGTAAAACTTTTAAATAATAGTATTATTGGGCCTGATGAATATGTTGAGTTTGAATTATCCTATACGGTGACAGAGGATATTAAGACTTATCCAGCCTTTTCATTTGTTGATATTGACCGAAATTTTGACCTCTATAATGACAATATGATGCTTGATATGACAAGTGGTAAGGGTTCATTTAAGTTTAACTATAAGTGTAAACTTAATGCCATTAATAATGCCAAAGTCCGCGTTGCCATCTCAATTAAGAGCGACAAGGATGATTATCTGGCTTTCCCTGAAAATAACGATGAGCTTGTCTTTGTTGTTAGAACAGATAAGTTTAAAGATGAGAGTGAAAAGGACTCAGCCTTTGGTCTTCTAAAAAGAAATGGAAGCTGGACCCATGAGTAAAATCTTAGTTTTATCTCCCTTTGGAGGTTTTGGAAATGGTGCAGATATTTCCATGAATCACCAGATGGTTTATCTGAGAAGCCTTGGTTATGAAATAGTTAATGTCTATAACCAAGGTAGCGATAGCTACAGGGATTTTTTAGCACAAGAAGGTATAGAAGGGGTCAATCTCAATTACACTTGGTGGGATGAAACTGAACTTCCTGATGAATTAAAGGCTAATAATGTTTTAATTTATCAGGAGCTGGTTTCTCTGATTAAAAGTCATGGGGTTGACCTCTTAATAACTAATACTTCAAACATGCCTTGGGGAGCTATCGCAGCAAGTATCACTAATATTCCCCATATCTGGCTTCTCCATGAATTCGCTGAAGGTGATTTTGACTGGGTTAAGGACAAGTATCCTTTTATCGATGCCTTTTCAAATAAAATTCTTTGTTCAAGTGAGTCACTGGCTCAGGCGGTACAAAAAGAAGTTAAACAGAAGGTAGATTTTTTTAATCCCTATACAAATGTCCCTTCAATTACGGGACATAGTGAGGACATTCGCCTGCTTTCGGTCAACTACCTAAGTCACGGAAAAAATCAACTGGAGCTTCTTTATGCCCTTAAGGAATTAGTTGCAAGAGGCTACAAGATTCCTGTTCTTTTTTCTGGTCGAGTTGAAGATGAAAAATATTATCAAGAGATGCTCACCTACATAGAAGATAATAATTTAGAGAATTATGTTAGCTTTACTTATGCGGAAAATGGTAACTGGCATCCGGCGTCAGCAAACGATATATTTGTTTCACCAAGTAGGTCTGAAAGTTTTGGCCTTACCTATGTTGAAGCCATGAAAGTTGCCATCCCTGTAATTACTGCCCAAAATGGAGGAGCAGAAACTCTTGAGCAAGCAGGTTATTTGGACCAGGAAAATATCTATCAAGCAGGAGATATAGATGAACTTGTTTCCAAAATAATCTACATGGTAGAAAATCATGATGATATTAAGAAGCAGGCTGAAGCTACTCGAGTAAAGGTGCTTGAAGAGCAGAGTCTTGCAAGGATAACAGAAGCTCTTCTTGCAGCCATTAAGTCTTCAGCGACTTCAATTAATAAAATGACTCAAATCATGGCTCCTTGGGGTGAAAATTTTGTTTATAATCTTGATGGTTTAAAAAATCTTTTAGAGGGTAGACTGAGCTATATCAAAAACCTCGAAGGTGAGGTTATAAATTTACATGTGAAACATGATGCCTTACAAGGCAATCTTCAAGAGCTTGCAGATATTGCAAGGGAGCATGAACTTGCGGCCACTGCTAGTAAAAAAGAGCTTGAAGTCTTGGCACAAGAATACAATAATTTAAATGAACGTTATCAATTTTTAATAAATTCATGGTGGTATAGGGGGATGAAACTGGCCTACCTGCCGATTAAGAAGTCTAGGAGTGCACTTCCGAAAATGAAAAATTTTGTTAAGAGGGGAATTAAGAAGGTCCTTAGGGCCAACCCTAAATTATACGGGTATGTTAAGCAAAAGAATATGGCACGTGCCTTGCGGAAGGAACAAAAACGTCAAGCTATTGCAAACAGACCGTCTAAGGAACTTTTAGCCCTACAAAAATTAAGAAGAGAAGAAAGGGAGGCCTACGTCTATCAGGCAAATAATGCCAAGCGTGCCCTGATCTTTGTTGTCTATGAAAGTCAAGAACGCTTGCAGCCTTATAAGCTTTATTTTCTTGACCACCTTGCTAAATTTGCTGAGGACATCTATATTGTTGTAAATGGTTATTTGGACCCTCGAGATCTTGATACCCTTTCAAAATATGGTCAAATTATGGAGCGGGAAAATATAGGCTATGATGCCACAGCCTTTAAATACGCTGTTGAACATTTAGGAAAAGACCTTCTTGCAAACTATGATCAACTACTTTTGGTTAATGATACAAGCCTTGGTCCTGTAAATGACTTTGAAGATATGTTTGAGTATTTTTCTGACAAGAAGGTGGACATGTGGGGGATAACTGAAGGTGAAACCCAAATTGATCCGCATGGCTTAAATAAATACGGCTACATTCCCCACCACATTCAAACCTACTTTGTAGTTATTGAAAAAACTTTACTCAAGTCTGATGCCTTCTACCAGTATTTCATAGACATGCCAAGGATTACCAATCGTGATGAGGCGATAATGCACCATGAAACAGTCTTTACCAAGAACTTTACCGATCTAGGTTACTCTTATGATGTGTATGTAAAGGAAAATAGGGATTCTGCTGTTTATCATCATCCTTATTTGCTGGTCTCTAAATTCAATAACCCTATTATTAAATTTACGGCCCTTGAATATGATAATGATTTAATCTACCAACTCAATAAGCTTCATACCAAAACAGAAGTTCCTGAACTTCTTGAATGGGTGGAAAAAGAGACAGACTATCCTCTTACTATCCTTGAGGAAGCCATTAGGGTCGTTAAAAGTAAGGAAGAAAGTATCTTAATTATTGATGGCGTCCATGATTTAATTCCACAACTTACAAGATACCGGGTTGAAAACAAAAGAGAGCAACTAGCAAATCTTGGTTTCAAGGTTAGGGTGAGAAGTTCTGAAATAGTGACAACGGCTGACCTTTACAAGACCAACTTCCTTATTATTTATAGGGCTTGGTACAATGAAAATCTGCAGGAGATTGTTGACTGGGCAAGAAAACTTAAGATTCCAGTATTCTTTGATGTGGATGACCTTGTAATTGATACAAGCTATACCGATCAGCTTTCTTATACTCAGGGACTTTCTGTATCAGAAAAAGCTAATTACGATAGTGGAGTTATGAGCTACCGTAGGATGATGCTTTCAACGGACGGAGTTATTGCAAGTACAAGAGATTTGGCTCATGAACTTGAAAACTACAAGGATCAGGTTATCTTAAACCGAAACCTTGCTAATGAAGGGTTGGTAGAAATATCAATGAGGGCCTTGATTCATAAAGATCTTGAAAGGGAGTCTGACCGAGTTAGGATAGGTTATTTCTCAGGATCGATTACGCATAATGAAAATTTTGACCTGATAAAGGCCGCCCTTAAAAAAATTATGGAGGAAAGACCATTGGTTGAACTTCATCTTGTAGGTCACCTGGATTTGCCAGAAGATATGAGTCACTTGAAGAGTCAAATTGTAACCCACGATTATGTTGACTGGAAGAAGCTTCCACAACTAATTGCTCAAGTTGATATCAATTTAGCTCCTTTGGTTGATAGTATCTTCAACCGGGCTAAGTCTGAAATCAAGTGGATTGAAGCTTCCTTGGTCAAGGTACCAACTCTTGCTAGCAAGCTTGGGGCCTTTGCTGACTCTATTGACAGCGGGGTAGACGGTATCTTGGTGGAAAACACAGAAGAGGCCTGGTATGAAGGGCTTGAGCAGTTGGTTAATTCGCCAAAACTAAGGGAAAGCCTGGCAGAGAATGCCTACAAGCGAGTTAGGGCAGATTTTACAACCATTGACCAAGAAGATGACTTATCTAGGTATATTAGAGGGCAAATAAATCATGACTAAAAAGAAGAAAATTTTGTTTGTTTCACCGACAGGAATGCTTGATAATGGAGCTGAACTATCAATTGCAAACCTAATGTTTCTTTTGAAGGATAGGGGCCATGAAGTTATCAATCTAGCTCCTAAAAGTCCTTATGAGGGCTATGACGAAAGTTTTAATGATAAAGGAATTGCTGTTGAAAGGCTTAAGGTCACTAAATTTTGGTGGGCTGATGCCCCAGGAGGCCTACCTGCATCTGAAGAGAT is a window of Streptococcaceae bacterium ESL0729 DNA encoding:
- a CDS encoding glycosyltransferase family 2 protein, which translates into the protein MKVNILMPTYNGARFIADQLKSIQNQTFTDWHLLIRDDGSTDQTPDIIREFAAVDRRITFINDGKPTKNLGTIASVFELVKSEAADFYFFCDQDDIWLPEKLALTLDEASLHDNSRAVMYYTDLKVVDQELKVVSESMIRSQSHHANTNLLAELTENTVTGGVSMINHALADLWLSADNILMHDWYLALLAASMGELVYIDIPTQLYRQHDSNVLGARTLRKRMKNWIRPWKLVDKYWWLIKSSQEQARKLLELPNLTRENRELIESFVSLTEGGFTTRLSKLQKYKFRKNRTFHTLVFRTLVITNFGNKSEE
- the rfbB gene encoding dTDP-glucose 4,6-dehydratase; translation: MTEYKNIIVTGGAGFIGSNFVHYVYNNHPDVHITVLDKLTYAGNRANIEEILGDRVELVVGDIADAELVNELAANADAIVHYAAESHNDNSLKDPRPFLDTNIIGTYTLIEAARKNNIRFHHVSTDEVYGDLPLREDLPGHGEGVGEKFTDKTPYNPSSPYSSTKAGSDLLVRAWVRSFGLNATISNCSNNYGPYQHIEKFIPRQITNILSGIKPKLYGDGKNVRDWIHTNDHSSAVWAILTKGEKGETYLIGADGEKNNKEVLELILGEMGQASDAYDRVQDRAGHDLRYAIDSTKLREELGWEPEFTNFEEGIADTIKWYADHEDWWKAEKDAVEANYAKNNQ
- the rfbD gene encoding dTDP-4-dehydrorhamnose reductase, giving the protein MILVTGANGQLGTELCHLLDERNEDYVATDAAQLDITDAEAVEKAFAEIKPTIVYHCAAYTAVDKAEDEGKELDYAVNVTGTENIAKACGKYDTTLVYISTDYVFNGEKPIGEEWMEDDATGPQTEYGRTKLLGEEAVHKYAPHHYIIRTSWVFGNYGANFVFTMQKLAETRDTLTVVDDQFGRPTWTRTLAEFMVYLVENQKDFGTYHLSNEGVTNWYGFAKEILKDTDVEVLPVDSSKFVQKAKRPKNSVMSLEKTKATGFVIPTWQDALKEMLKK
- a CDS encoding ABC transporter ATP-binding protein, whose translation is MAKEKEVVLRVTDVHKSFKLPVDMSNSLKVTVLNMLKGVKGYVKYDVLKGISFEVEKGDFFGIVGRNGSGKSTLLKIISQIYKPEKGNVEVFGKLVPFIELGVGFNPELTGRENVYMNGAMLGFSNEEIDGMYDDIVEFAELSEFMEQKLKNYSSGMQVRLAFSVAIKAQGDILVLDEVLAVGDEAFQRKCNDYFEERKKSGLTTILVTHSMEAVRKYCNKALLIDDGLVKTDGDPNDTANQYVLDNFYDVMPEYEAPENKYVEDLQVKLLNNSIIGPDEYVEFELSYTVTEDIKTYPAFSFVDIDRNFDLYNDNMMLDMTSGKGSFKFNYKCKLNAINNAKVRVAISIKSDKDDYLAFPENNDELVFVVRTDKFKDESEKDSAFGLLKRNGSWTHE
- a CDS encoding ABC transporter permease, translating into MKKNKNLILLKELVSTDFKLRYQGSVLGYLWSVVKPLMLFTIMYFVFVRFLRFGGDMPHFSVALLLGMVLWNFFAESTMLGMTSIVSYGGLLRKVNIPKTIIVTSSTMNSVINLLINLIVVVIFALINGVSLTWRVAFLPFLLVELFILAYGLALLMSAIYVRFRDLGQIWEVVLQGAMYATPIIYPITMIIDRGYTTIAQLMMLNPMAQIIQDARYLTISPENLTIWQLVDNKFLALIPYLLPFAIFLLGRWYFNKQSDYFAEVV
- a CDS encoding DUF1972 domain-containing protein, with product MQHVFIIGSRGLPAKYGGFETFVDELVSNQKSTEIKYHVANLSDSENKSHYKYKGADVFNIRSRNLGGARVIFYDLDAINYSLEIIRKEGIENPIFYILGNTIGAFITPAIKKIHAVGGKVFVNPDGLEWRRSKWSYPIRKYLKYSERKMVEQADLIIADNQGIEDYLKTEYKKPFKSTVLAYGTDTEAGVNPDFSWFENKAITSDGYYLVVGRFVPENNYEAVIKSFMRSKSKRDLVIITNKDDGNLYESLLKSTNFEGDSRIKFVGTVYDKDTLKAIRERAFAYIHGHEVGGTNPSLLEAMWSSKLNLVLDVDFNRNVTLDSACYWQKDNLAELINEVDLLDEAKRALYRQKSRQIVCDNYTWQGIVNKYEELFLNEG
- a CDS encoding glycosyltransferase, whose protein sequence is MSKILVLSPFGGFGNGADISMNHQMVYLRSLGYEIVNVYNQGSDSYRDFLAQEGIEGVNLNYTWWDETELPDELKANNVLIYQELVSLIKSHGVDLLITNTSNMPWGAIAASITNIPHIWLLHEFAEGDFDWVKDKYPFIDAFSNKILCSSESLAQAVQKEVKQKVDFFNPYTNVPSITGHSEDIRLLSVNYLSHGKNQLELLYALKELVARGYKIPVLFSGRVEDEKYYQEMLTYIEDNNLENYVSFTYAENGNWHPASANDIFVSPSRSESFGLTYVEAMKVAIPVITAQNGGAETLEQAGYLDQENIYQAGDIDELVSKIIYMVENHDDIKKQAEATRVKVLEEQSLARITEALLAAIKSSATSINKMTQIMAPWGENFVYNLDGLKNLLEGRLSYIKNLEGEVINLHVKHDALQGNLQELADIAREHELAATASKKELEVLAQEYNNLNERYQFLINSWWYRGMKLAYLPIKKSRSALPKMKNFVKRGIKKVLRANPKLYGYVKQKNMARALRKEQKRQAIANRPSKELLALQKLRREEREAYVYQANNAKRALIFVVYESQERLQPYKLYFLDHLAKFAEDIYIVVNGYLDPRDLDTLSKYGQIMERENIGYDATAFKYAVEHLGKDLLANYDQLLLVNDTSLGPVNDFEDMFEYFSDKKVDMWGITEGETQIDPHGLNKYGYIPHHIQTYFVVIEKTLLKSDAFYQYFIDMPRITNRDEAIMHHETVFTKNFTDLGYSYDVYVKENRDSAVYHHPYLLVSKFNNPIIKFTALEYDNDLIYQLNKLHTKTEVPELLEWVEKETDYPLTILEEAIRVVKSKEESILIIDGVHDLIPQLTRYRVENKREQLANLGFKVRVRSSEIVTTADLYKTNFLIIYRAWYNENLQEIVDWARKLKIPVFFDVDDLVIDTSYTDQLSYTQGLSVSEKANYDSGVMSYRRMMLSTDGVIASTRDLAHELENYKDQVILNRNLANEGLVEISMRALIHKDLERESDRVRIGYFSGSITHNENFDLIKAALKKIMEERPLVELHLVGHLDLPEDMSHLKSQIVTHDYVDWKKLPQLIAQVDINLAPLVDSIFNRAKSEIKWIEASLVKVPTLASKLGAFADSIDSGVDGILVENTEEAWYEGLEQLVNSPKLRESLAENAYKRVRADFTTIDQEDDLSRYIRGQINHD